The Bradyrhizobium sp. WBAH42 genome includes a window with the following:
- a CDS encoding undecaprenyl-phosphate glucose phosphotransferase produces MEPLNARSMFDAAASAAAKPADQPFVERRRRLSPAALDVVNQKVARAYSPIVIAGFVRLADFALLSLVGIAVYLGYVMPLAGAFSWVYPAEVIAVAIAAVVCFQAADIYQVQLFRGQLRQMTRMISSWSFVFLLFIGISFFAKFGSEVSRLWLAAFYFLGLAALMAERLMLRSLVRAWAREGRLDRRTIIVGSDSNGEQLVEALKAQEDSDIHVLGVFDDRNDSRALDTCAGARKLGKVDDIVEFARRTRVDLVLFALPISAETRILEMLKKLWVLPVDIRLSAHTNKLRFRPRSYSYLGEVPTLDVFEAPITDWDLVMKWLFDRIVGSLALLAALPVMGLVALAVKLDSPGPVLFRQKRFGFNNERIDVYKFRSMYHHQADPTASKVVTKNDPRVTRVGRFIRKTSLDELPQLFNVVFSGNLSLVGPRPHAVQGKLQSRLFDEAVDGYFARHRVKPGITGWAQINGWRGEIDNEEKIQKRVEFDLYYIENWSVLFDLVILLKTPISLLTKNENAY; encoded by the coding sequence GTGGAACCGCTCAACGCACGCTCGATGTTCGATGCCGCGGCCAGCGCTGCGGCAAAGCCTGCTGACCAGCCCTTCGTGGAGCGCCGTCGCCGGCTCTCGCCTGCGGCGCTCGACGTCGTCAACCAGAAGGTCGCGCGTGCCTATTCGCCGATCGTGATCGCCGGTTTCGTGCGCCTTGCCGATTTCGCGCTGCTGAGCCTCGTCGGTATCGCGGTCTATCTCGGCTATGTCATGCCGCTCGCGGGGGCGTTCAGCTGGGTCTATCCAGCCGAGGTCATCGCCGTCGCCATCGCCGCCGTGGTCTGCTTCCAGGCCGCCGACATCTACCAGGTGCAGCTGTTCCGTGGTCAGCTCCGGCAGATGACGCGGATGATCTCGTCCTGGTCGTTCGTCTTCCTGCTCTTCATCGGCATTTCCTTCTTCGCCAAGTTCGGCAGCGAGGTCTCGCGGCTGTGGTTGGCGGCCTTCTACTTCCTCGGACTCGCGGCCCTGATGGCCGAGCGTCTGATGCTGCGCTCGCTGGTCCGCGCCTGGGCGCGAGAGGGCCGGCTCGACCGGCGCACCATCATCGTCGGCTCCGACAGCAACGGCGAGCAGCTGGTCGAGGCGCTGAAGGCGCAGGAAGATTCCGACATCCACGTGCTCGGCGTGTTCGACGACCGCAACGACAGCCGCGCGCTCGACACCTGCGCCGGCGCGCGCAAGCTCGGCAAGGTCGACGACATCGTCGAGTTCGCCCGCCGCACCCGCGTCGATCTCGTTCTATTCGCGCTGCCGATCTCGGCGGAGACGCGCATCCTGGAGATGCTGAAGAAGCTCTGGGTGCTCCCGGTCGACATTCGCCTCTCCGCGCACACCAACAAGCTGCGCTTCCGGCCCCGCTCCTATTCCTATCTAGGTGAGGTGCCGACGCTCGACGTGTTCGAGGCGCCGATCACCGATTGGGACCTCGTGATGAAATGGCTGTTCGACCGCATCGTCGGCAGCCTCGCGCTGCTCGCAGCCCTGCCGGTGATGGGATTGGTTGCGCTGGCCGTCAAGCTCGACAGCCCCGGCCCGGTGCTGTTCCGCCAGAAGCGCTTCGGCTTCAACAACGAGCGCATCGACGTCTACAAGTTCCGTTCGATGTACCACCATCAGGCCGATCCGACCGCCTCCAAGGTCGTGACCAAGAACGATCCGCGCGTCACCCGCGTCGGCCGCTTCATCCGTAAGACCAGCCTGGACGAGCTGCCGCAGCTCTTCAACGTGGTGTTTTCAGGCAATCTCTCGCTGGTCGGCCCGCGCCCGCATGCGGTGCAGGGCAAGCTCCAGAGCCGCCTGTTCGACGAAGCCGTGGACGGCTATTTCGCCCGCCACCGCGTCAAGCCGGGCATCACCGGCTGGGCCCAGATCAACGGCTGGCGCGGCGAGATCGACAACGAAGAGAAGATCCAGAAGCGCGTCGAGTTCGACCTCTATTACATCGAGAACTGGTCGGTGCTGTTCGACCTCGTCATTCTCCTGAAGACGCCGATCTCGCTGCTGACCAAGAACGAGAACGCGTATTGA
- a CDS encoding O-antigen ligase, with protein sequence MMYAATAGGVNVAAPAAPGVLALQRAMVWLVGASGAIVFIEPSPYEIATLLAAITFFATGLRLKLVLMPLVLLLVLLNVGYTISAIPLFDKSEVVSWIATSWYMAVTVVFFAMVVSEDTTARLDMLRRGLVVGAMIASLLAVAGYFHLIPGGNDLLTLYGRARGTFKDPNVLGAFLILPALFALQSVVSDKLAKAFRNVIAFGIMSLAILLAFSRAAWGGLVLTSAFMLALMVLTSRTNAQRSRIVIMAIVAAVLGLALIAVLLSLDATAEMFKQRASFDQSYDEGRFGRFGRHILGAEMALDLPFGIGPLQFHRYFPEDTHNSYLNAFMSGGWLSGVCYPALVFTTVIMGFRHVFIPVPWQRAYLAVFSAFLGTVGESFVIDTDHWRHFWMMLGAVWGMIAAAQAYKTRTGEDASSA encoded by the coding sequence ATGATGTATGCGGCGACAGCCGGTGGAGTGAACGTAGCCGCACCGGCTGCGCCCGGCGTGCTGGCGCTGCAGCGCGCGATGGTGTGGCTGGTCGGCGCCTCTGGCGCGATCGTGTTCATCGAGCCGAGCCCCTACGAGATCGCCACGCTGCTCGCCGCCATCACCTTCTTCGCCACCGGCCTGCGGCTGAAGCTCGTGCTGATGCCGCTGGTGCTGCTGCTGGTCCTGCTCAATGTCGGCTACACGATCAGCGCGATTCCGCTGTTCGACAAGTCAGAGGTGGTGAGCTGGATCGCGACCTCCTGGTACATGGCGGTGACGGTGGTGTTCTTCGCGATGGTCGTCTCGGAGGACACGACGGCGCGGCTCGACATGCTGCGCCGAGGCCTCGTGGTCGGCGCGATGATCGCCTCGCTTTTGGCAGTCGCCGGCTACTTCCACCTGATCCCCGGGGGAAACGACCTGCTCACGCTCTACGGCCGCGCGCGCGGCACGTTCAAGGACCCGAACGTGCTCGGCGCCTTCCTGATCCTGCCGGCGCTGTTCGCGCTCCAGAGCGTGGTCTCCGACAAATTGGCCAAGGCCTTCCGCAATGTCATCGCCTTCGGCATCATGTCGCTGGCGATCCTGCTCGCCTTCTCGCGCGCCGCCTGGGGCGGCCTGGTGCTGACCTCCGCCTTCATGCTGGCGCTGATGGTGCTGACCAGCCGCACCAACGCGCAGCGCTCGCGCATCGTCATCATGGCGATCGTCGCCGCGGTGCTCGGCCTCGCGCTGATCGCCGTGCTGCTGTCGCTTGATGCCACCGCGGAGATGTTCAAGCAGCGCGCGAGCTTCGACCAGAGTTATGACGAAGGCCGCTTCGGCCGCTTCGGCCGCCACATCCTCGGCGCGGAGATGGCGCTCGACCTGCCGTTCGGCATCGGCCCATTGCAATTCCACCGCTACTTCCCCGAAGACACTCACAACTCCTACCTCAACGCCTTCATGTCCGGCGGCTGGCTGTCCGGCGTGTGCTATCCCGCGCTGGTCTTCACCACCGTCATCATGGGGTTCCGCCACGTCTTCATCCCTGTGCCGTGGCAGCGCGCATACCTCGCGGTGTTTTCCGCCTTCCTCGGCACCGTCGGCGAAAGCTTCGTGATCGACACCGACCACTGGCGGCACTTCTGGATGATGCTGGGCGCGGTGTGGGGCATGATCGCGGCCGCGCAGGCCTACAAGACTAGGACTGGCGAGGACGCTTCTTCAGCTTGA
- a CDS encoding MarR family winged helix-turn-helix transcriptional regulator translates to MRRSSAQGVLYGQTVANVAGIANSDLECMDILYLEGRVTAGRLAEVTGLTTGAITGVVDRLEKAGLVRRERDEKDRRKVFIAVVPEAIAKLGQFYVPMQQAMEKVFGAYSDEELRLLLRFANEAYKGVLTATEALKGLLDTPPEKRPELKLKKRPRQS, encoded by the coding sequence ATGCGCAGGTCGTCGGCGCAAGGCGTGCTCTACGGCCAGACCGTCGCCAACGTTGCCGGAATTGCCAATTCCGACCTCGAATGCATGGACATCCTGTATCTCGAGGGCCGCGTCACCGCGGGCCGGCTCGCGGAGGTCACCGGCCTGACCACCGGCGCGATCACCGGCGTGGTCGACCGGCTCGAGAAGGCGGGCCTCGTGCGCCGCGAGCGCGACGAGAAGGACCGCCGCAAGGTTTTCATCGCGGTCGTGCCCGAGGCGATCGCAAAGCTCGGCCAATTCTACGTGCCGATGCAGCAGGCGATGGAGAAGGTCTTTGGCGCCTATTCCGACGAGGAGCTGCGCTTGCTGCTGCGCTTTGCCAATGAGGCTTACAAGGGTGTGCTGACGGCAACCGAGGCGCTGAAGGGGCTGCTCGACACGCCGCCGGAGAAGCGGCCCGAGCTCAAGCTGAAGAAGCGTCCTCGCCAGTCCTAG
- a CDS encoding FAD-dependent monooxygenase produces MAHRPRKALIIGAGIAGPVAAILLRRAGIESAIYEAWPYSKGIGSGLQIAPNGMHVLDEIGLAKELISRGSVAEAFDFYSQRGEKLGSINRDMARRFGQPAVNIARAALNEILIDKAWCACVSLYFEKRLIKIEDRGDQPIIAYFADGTTAEGDFLIGADGVHSVVRRQVVPDGPQPFDTGLIGFGGFVPYAVLDGRPIGRHVETTFGQSGFFGYGYCSPDPNDGLMWWSTQPAHGMGAAMFRALDPATLKQHLRGFHRGWHDPIPAIIEAAESIVVTDTLDVATLPTWSRKRSLLIGDAAHATSPHAGQGASLALEDAMRFARLMQEGQELGATFQAFEAERRPRTEKIVAMARRNGNSKREFSATGAWVRNQMLKWLLPLGAKGMDFMYAYDARAA; encoded by the coding sequence ATGGCCCACCGTCCCCGCAAGGCGCTGATCATCGGCGCCGGCATCGCCGGACCCGTCGCCGCAATCCTGCTGCGCCGCGCCGGCATCGAATCCGCGATCTACGAGGCGTGGCCCTATTCGAAAGGTATCGGCAGCGGCCTGCAGATCGCGCCGAACGGCATGCATGTCCTGGACGAGATCGGGCTTGCGAAGGAGCTGATCAGTCGCGGCTCGGTCGCGGAAGCCTTCGACTTCTATTCGCAGCGCGGCGAGAAGCTCGGCTCGATCAATCGCGACATGGCGCGGCGCTTCGGCCAGCCGGCCGTCAACATCGCCCGCGCCGCGTTGAACGAGATCCTGATCGACAAGGCCTGGTGCGCCTGCGTCTCGCTCTATTTCGAGAAGCGCCTGATCAAGATCGAGGACCGCGGCGACCAGCCGATCATCGCCTACTTCGCCGACGGCACCACCGCCGAAGGCGACTTCCTGATCGGCGCCGACGGCGTCCACTCGGTCGTGCGCCGCCAGGTCGTGCCTGATGGCCCGCAGCCGTTCGACACCGGCCTGATCGGCTTCGGCGGCTTCGTGCCGTACGCCGTCCTCGACGGCAGGCCGATCGGCCGGCATGTCGAGACCACCTTCGGCCAGAGCGGCTTCTTCGGCTATGGCTATTGCAGCCCGGATCCGAACGACGGCCTGATGTGGTGGAGCACGCAGCCCGCGCACGGCATGGGCGCGGCGATGTTCCGCGCGCTTGACCCTGCGACGCTGAAGCAGCATCTGCGCGGCTTCCATCGCGGCTGGCATGATCCGATTCCCGCCATCATCGAAGCGGCCGAGAGCATCGTCGTCACCGACACGCTCGATGTCGCGACCCTGCCGACCTGGTCGCGCAAGCGTTCGCTCTTGATCGGCGATGCCGCGCACGCAACCAGCCCCCATGCCGGCCAAGGCGCCTCGCTCGCGCTGGAGGACGCGATGCGCTTCGCGCGGCTGATGCAGGAGGGCCAGGAGCTCGGCGCCACCTTCCAGGCTTTCGAGGCCGAGCGCCGCCCGCGCACCGAGAAGATCGTTGCCATGGCCCGTCGCAACGGCAACAGCAAGCGCGAGTTCAGCGCCACCGGCGCCTGGGTCCGCAATCAGATGCTGAAATGGCTGCTGCCGCTCGGCGCCAAGGGCATGGACTTCATGTACGCGTATGACGCGCGGGCGGCGTAG
- a CDS encoding trans-acting enoyl reductase family protein translates to MSSAKFDIVVYGATGFTGQLVAEYLAAHYKDDKALKWAMAGRSLDKLKSVRDTIGAPADTPLIVADASDAASLKAMVAQTKSVITTVGPYQLYGEDLLAACVAAGADYFDLCGEPVWMRQMIDKYEAAAKASGARIVFSCGYDSVPFELGTFFVQEEARRVFGAPAPRVKGRVRDMRGTLSGGTAASAKATFDAVAKDLSLVAILNDHFALTPGFTGPKQPKGNRAVFEEDLQSWAAPFMMALINTRNVHRSNMLMGFPYGQDFVYDEMVLTGAGEKGEANAKRVMAANAEKTGPNAPKPGEGPSKEERENGLFNLLYVAIAPDGRMVRAGVTGDRDPGYGSTSKVISECAICLLRDARDVPAGVWTPGAAMQHKLIKRLQDNAGLTFRVES, encoded by the coding sequence ATGAGCTCTGCGAAATTCGACATCGTCGTCTACGGCGCGACCGGTTTCACCGGCCAGCTCGTCGCCGAATATCTGGCGGCACATTACAAGGACGACAAGGCGCTCAAATGGGCGATGGCGGGCCGCAGCCTCGACAAGCTGAAATCGGTGCGCGATACGATCGGCGCGCCGGCCGACACGCCGCTGATCGTCGCGGACGCGTCGGACGCGGCGTCGCTGAAGGCGATGGTAGCGCAGACCAAATCGGTGATCACGACGGTCGGTCCGTATCAGCTCTATGGCGAGGATCTGTTAGCTGCCTGCGTCGCTGCGGGTGCGGATTATTTCGATCTCTGCGGCGAGCCGGTGTGGATGCGGCAGATGATCGACAAGTACGAGGCGGCGGCCAAGGCGAGCGGCGCGCGCATCGTGTTCTCCTGCGGCTATGATTCCGTGCCGTTCGAGCTCGGCACCTTCTTCGTGCAGGAAGAGGCCAGGCGCGTGTTCGGCGCGCCGGCGCCGCGCGTGAAAGGCCGCGTGCGCGACATGCGCGGCACGCTGTCAGGCGGCACCGCGGCGAGCGCGAAGGCGACCTTCGATGCCGTCGCCAAGGACCTCAGCCTCGTCGCCATCCTCAACGACCATTTCGCGCTGACGCCCGGCTTCACCGGCCCGAAGCAGCCGAAGGGCAACAGGGCCGTCTTTGAGGAGGACCTGCAGTCCTGGGCCGCGCCGTTCATGATGGCGCTGATCAACACGCGCAACGTCCACCGCTCCAACATGCTGATGGGCTTTCCCTACGGCCAGGACTTTGTCTACGACGAGATGGTCCTGACCGGCGCCGGCGAGAAGGGCGAGGCCAACGCCAAGCGCGTCATGGCGGCCAATGCCGAGAAGACCGGGCCGAACGCGCCGAAGCCGGGCGAGGGGCCGTCGAAGGAGGAGCGGGAGAACGGCCTGTTCAACCTGCTCTATGTCGCGATCGCCCCCGACGGCCGCATGGTCCGCGCCGGCGTCACCGGTGATCGCGATCCCGGCTACGGCTCGACCTCCAAGGTGATCTCCGAATGCGCGATCTGCCTGCTGCGTGATGCGAGGGACGTTCCCGCCGGCGTCTGGACGCCGGGCGCGGCGATGCAGCACAAGCTGATCAAGCGGCTGCAGGACAACGCGGGGCTGACGTTCAGGGTGGAGAGCTAA
- a CDS encoding DUF169 domain-containing protein, whose amino-acid sequence MQQQSADRIDLAGLVADLNSLLRLKTNVIGMKLFASVAEMEAIPKIRRPNAIHTTDQIVSMAARLGWTVGITADDLVGAQCRAVIGLSPQDEKWLAGENYVGVWHGTAEDARKRQEALDVVPFGHYQALVVSPLASGRLDPPDICLVYATPGQMIILINGLQYTGYKKFEWGVVGETACADSWGRALKTGEPSLSLPCYAERRYGGVPDEEMLMALKPSHLAKAIEGMKALAKNGLRYPIPPYGIQSDVRAGMGVSYAKK is encoded by the coding sequence ATGCAACAGCAGAGTGCGGACAGGATCGATCTCGCCGGCCTCGTCGCCGATCTCAACAGCCTCTTGCGGCTGAAGACGAATGTGATCGGCATGAAGCTGTTCGCGAGCGTCGCGGAGATGGAGGCGATCCCGAAGATCCGCCGTCCGAACGCAATTCACACCACCGACCAGATCGTCAGCATGGCCGCGCGCCTGGGCTGGACCGTCGGTATCACCGCCGACGATCTCGTAGGCGCGCAATGCCGCGCGGTGATCGGTCTCAGCCCCCAGGACGAGAAATGGCTCGCCGGCGAAAACTATGTCGGGGTCTGGCACGGCACCGCGGAAGACGCGCGCAAGCGCCAGGAGGCGCTGGACGTGGTTCCGTTCGGACACTATCAGGCGCTCGTCGTCAGTCCGCTGGCGAGCGGCCGGCTCGATCCGCCCGACATCTGCCTCGTCTATGCAACGCCCGGGCAGATGATCATCCTGATCAACGGGCTGCAATATACCGGCTACAAGAAGTTCGAATGGGGTGTGGTCGGCGAGACCGCCTGTGCGGATTCCTGGGGGCGGGCGCTCAAGACCGGGGAGCCCAGCCTGTCCTTGCCATGCTATGCCGAACGGCGCTATGGCGGCGTGCCGGACGAGGAGATGCTGATGGCGCTGAAGCCCTCGCATCTCGCCAAGGCAATTGAAGGCATGAAGGCGCTGGCGAAGAACGGCCTGCGCTATCCGATCCCGCCCTATGGCATTCAAAGCGACGTCCGTGCCGGCATGGGCGTGAGTTATGCGAAGAAGTAA
- a CDS encoding YdcF family protein gives MLPINLLVELGIVAVVLMGTRFAAFGRRLAITTLVLLALAAFSPLGNLLLYPLESRFPPWDAARGEPDGIIVLGGSVDTDLSAAHRTPVVARAADRLFAPAELARRYPHARIAFTGGTANLMSTEAREADYSAPILENLGIAKDRLILERHSRNTWENAIFTKQLVAPKPGERWLLVTSAFHMPRSMGIFRKAGFDVEAYPVDWRMGGRDDLFSFTNMGADGLGRTEVAIREWIGLVAYRLMGRTGELLPGPGKD, from the coding sequence CTGCTGCCGATCAATCTCCTGGTCGAGCTCGGAATTGTGGCTGTGGTGTTGATGGGGACACGCTTTGCCGCATTTGGCCGCAGGCTTGCGATAACGACGCTGGTGCTGCTGGCGCTCGCGGCGTTCTCGCCGCTCGGCAATCTCCTGCTCTATCCGCTGGAGTCGCGCTTCCCGCCCTGGGACGCCGCGCGCGGCGAGCCCGACGGCATTATCGTGCTCGGCGGCTCGGTCGACACCGATCTATCGGCGGCGCATCGCACGCCGGTCGTCGCGCGCGCGGCCGATCGCCTGTTTGCGCCGGCCGAGCTTGCGCGCCGCTATCCCCATGCGCGCATCGCCTTCACCGGAGGCACCGCGAACCTGATGTCGACCGAGGCCAGGGAGGCCGACTATTCCGCGCCGATCCTGGAGAATCTCGGCATCGCGAAGGACCGCCTGATCCTCGAACGTCACTCCCGCAACACCTGGGAGAATGCGATTTTCACCAAGCAATTGGTCGCGCCAAAGCCCGGCGAGCGCTGGCTCCTGGTGACGTCGGCCTTCCACATGCCGCGCTCGATGGGAATCTTCCGCAAGGCCGGATTTGACGTCGAGGCCTATCCGGTGGACTGGCGGATGGGAGGACGCGACGATCTGTTCTCCTTCACCAATATGGGCGCGGACGGGCTCGGCCGAACGGAAGTCGCCATTCGCGAGTGGATTGGTCTCGTGGCCTACCGCCTGATGGGCAGGACCGGCGAGTTGCTTCCGGGACCGGGCAAGGACTAG
- a CDS encoding acetamidase/formamidase family protein yields MTHHHLHSSPGTRHWGFFEAALKPVLTVASGDEVTVDTISGGPDVLPDRDKFHIPPEMHQVHATSERMLPGHILTGPIAVEGAEPGDVLAVEILDVQLRQDWGWNLIKPLSGTLPDDFHETRILNIPLDRTRMVGRMPWGLDLPLKPFFGVMGVSPPPAWGRISSLIPRAMGGNLDNKELGAGATLYLPVFVPGAMFSCGDGHGVQGDGEVCVTAIETALKGRFRLTLRKDLKLDYPRAETPTHYMTMAMDPDLDQCVVRALRDMIVLLGETRNLSREDAYTLCSLAADLRVTQTVNGAKGIHCMIEKAIVHG; encoded by the coding sequence ATGACCCATCATCACCTGCATTCCAGCCCCGGAACCCGCCATTGGGGCTTCTTCGAAGCCGCACTCAAGCCCGTCCTCACCGTGGCCAGCGGCGACGAGGTGACGGTCGACACCATCAGCGGCGGGCCTGATGTGCTGCCTGATCGGGACAAGTTTCACATTCCGCCCGAAATGCACCAGGTTCATGCCACAAGCGAGCGCATGCTGCCGGGCCACATCCTCACCGGTCCGATCGCGGTCGAGGGGGCCGAGCCCGGCGACGTGCTTGCGGTCGAGATCCTCGACGTGCAGCTCCGGCAGGATTGGGGCTGGAACTTGATCAAGCCGCTGTCCGGCACCCTGCCCGACGATTTTCACGAGACGCGGATCCTGAACATCCCGCTCGACCGGACGCGGATGGTCGGCCGCATGCCGTGGGGCCTCGACCTGCCGCTCAAGCCGTTCTTCGGCGTGATGGGCGTGTCGCCGCCGCCGGCCTGGGGCCGCATCTCATCGCTGATCCCGCGCGCCATGGGCGGCAATCTCGACAACAAGGAGCTGGGCGCCGGTGCGACGCTGTACCTGCCGGTATTCGTGCCGGGGGCGATGTTCTCCTGCGGCGACGGCCATGGCGTGCAGGGCGACGGCGAGGTCTGCGTCACCGCGATCGAGACCGCGCTTAAGGGCCGCTTCCGCCTGACGCTGCGCAAGGACCTGAAGCTCGACTATCCCCGCGCCGAGACGCCGACGCACTACATGACCATGGCGATGGACCCCGATCTCGACCAATGCGTGGTGCGCGCGCTGCGCGACATGATCGTGCTGCTCGGCGAGACGCGAAATCTGTCACGCGAGGACGCCTACACGCTGTGCAGCCTGGCCGCCGATCTCCGGGTGACCCAGACTGTCAACGGCGCCAAAGGCATCCATTGCATGATCGAAAAGGCGATCGTGCACGGCTGA
- a CDS encoding GcrA family cell cycle regulator has protein sequence MPVLSPTWTDERIELLKQHFEAGLSCREIAADIGVSRNAVIGKLSRLNLTRGRTVDDRKVQDRGLAPARVRKAVPRLQYEMLATIYGETDAPVLAGPIDEANRCSLLELSENRCRWPISTPGADDFCFCGNTAPDGQPYCAGHSRLAYRPPVRARAIRG, from the coding sequence ATGCCTGTTCTCTCACCCACCTGGACCGACGAACGAATTGAACTCCTGAAGCAGCACTTCGAGGCCGGCCTCTCCTGTCGCGAGATCGCCGCCGACATCGGCGTCAGCCGCAACGCGGTGATCGGCAAATTGTCGCGCCTGAATCTGACGCGCGGCCGGACGGTCGACGACCGCAAGGTTCAGGACAGAGGCCTGGCTCCGGCGCGGGTGCGCAAGGCCGTGCCGCGGCTCCAATACGAGATGCTCGCCACGATCTATGGCGAGACCGATGCGCCGGTACTTGCAGGCCCGATCGACGAGGCCAACCGCTGCTCGCTGCTGGAGCTGTCCGAGAATCGCTGCCGCTGGCCGATCTCGACGCCGGGCGCAGACGATTTCTGCTTCTGCGGCAACACGGCGCCGGACGGCCAGCCCTATTGCGCCGGCCATAGCCGCCTCGCCTACCGGCCGCCTGTGCGCGCCCGCGCGATACGCGGCTGA